In one window of Pseudobdellovibrionaceae bacterium DNA:
- the rpmA gene encoding 50S ribosomal protein L27, whose product MASKKAAGSTKNGRDSKSKRLGVKRFGGQAVRSGTIIVRQRGTKFHLGNNVKIGRDHTIYSVIDGRVKFERVDKRKFRVSVYPEQAVA is encoded by the coding sequence ATGGCATCGAAAAAAGCAGCGGGTAGTACGAAAAACGGTCGCGATAGTAAGAGTAAGCGCCTAGGCGTGAAGCGATTTGGTGGACAAGCTGTGCGCTCAGGAACCATCATCGTACGACAACGAGGCACGAAATTTCACCTTGGAAACAATGTAAAAATAGGTCGCGACCATACTATTTATTCAGTGATTGATGGTCGAGTGAAGTTTGAACGGGTAGACAAACGTAAGTTTCGCGTAAGTGTTTATCCGGAACAAGCTGTCGCTTAA